A window from Vanessa cardui chromosome 21, ilVanCard2.1, whole genome shotgun sequence encodes these proteins:
- the LOC124539072 gene encoding uncharacterized protein LOC124539072: MEDNNQALPQAFASTPEVSSIALSMRIPPFWRENPRLWYLSFEAATEELKRTQAQLTQMVLVQLEKADIEQISDILFNVPKEQQYQAIKERLISVYEESDSRQFQKLLAEMELGDQKPTQLLRRMRHLARDKVSDSTLRMMWTKLLPAHVRSVLAVSETFSSKTTLEELALLADKMMEQTQEVAAVSTQPSTIQSPMLSTNQTDTQFLINEIRKLSLEIAELKARPNTRPPYNYHRQRFRSRQRSSSRSRTCEESSSPYCYYHRRSGSQARRCTTPCSYKKEASEN, encoded by the coding sequence ATGGAAGACAACAATCAAGCTCTGCCACAAGCCTTCGCAAGCACCCCAGAAGTATCGAGTATTGCGCTGTCAATGCGAATACCACCATTCTGGCGCGAAAACCCACGGCTTTGGTACCTCAGCTTCGAAGCCGCAACGGAGGAATTGAAGAGGACCCAGGCTCAACTCACACAGATGGTCCTCGTACAACTAGAAAAGGCGGATATCGAACAAATATCCGATATCCTATTCAACGTCCCGAAGGAACAGCAATACCAGGCCATCAAGGAGCGACTCATCTCCGTCTACGAAGAATCTGACAGCCGTCAGTTCCAAAAACTTCTCGCCGAGATGGAGCTAGGCGATCAAAAACCCACACAGCTACTCAGACGCATGCGACATCTCGCTAGAGACAAGGTCTCGGACTCAACGCTGCGTATGATGTGGACTAAACTCCTACCAGCACACGTCCGTTCTGTCCTAGCCGTCAGCGAAACCTTCAGCTCAAAAACGACACTCGAAGAGCTCGCACTCCTCGCCGACAAGATGATGGAACAGACACAAGAGGTCGCCGCCGTCTCCACGCAACCATCTACAATTCAATCGCCGATGCTGTCAACCAATCAAACCGACACACAATTTCTTATAAACGAAATCCGAAAATTATCCCTCGAAATCGCTGAGTTAAAAGCAAGACCGAATACAAGACCGCCATACAACTATCACCGTCAACGTTTCCGGTCCCGCCAACGAAGCTCGTCCCGATCCCGCACATGTGAAGAATCATCGTCACCCTACTGTTACTACCACCGTCGTTCCGGTAGTCAAGCGAGGCGCTGCACAACACCATGCAgctataaaaaagaagcatcgGAAAACTAG